In the genome of Chryseobacterium sp. 52, the window TTTCTGATGAAGCAGTGTTGCATTATTGATACTTTTTGTCATCTCTGCTCTTTCTTCTGCATTCTTTTTTAATTCTCTTGCCAGCTCTATTCTTACTTCATCAGGCTTTCCATATTCAGCAATCACAGCATTCACAACATTGATCATCTGATTAAGTATCTTCTCGACAACAGGATTTCTCAATGAGTTTTTAGGAAGAATTTCTAATGTATCTTTTAAAATTCTTTTTTCAAGTTCTTCTGTAGTTAAAGAATCTTTAGAATGATTATATCCTGCAAGGCTACAAGCATAGCTGTATTTATTTTCTTTACTGTAAGGATAAATTTTTCTCATAGCCTTAGAACTTAAGCTTCCGTATTCCTGGGCAAAAGAAATTGTTGATAAAATTTTAGCATGTTCCCGTTTGAAGCCAAATTTTTTATTCAACAGTTCATAAAGCTTCTCATTTCCTGATGCCGAGTCATCAACTTCATAAGAATACAGTAAATGCCAAAGTTGATAAAAAGACTGCTTTTCAAATTCTTGATTGGGAAGTTCTGCATCAAAATTTAAAATAGAACCATTTATTTGACCCGCCTCAAAAATAGATTGTATCATTTCTTTTATTTCAGAAGCCGGCACTCTCAATTCAGATAATTTCACATCATCTTTATCTTCATTTATTTTCAATAATTCGAAAATATTATAACCTTCCAGTTCAAGAATTTTAAGATACGCCTGATAAAACTTTTCATTCGTTCGATTTCCTTCAATCGATTTAAAATTTATCTTAATATCTTTTGCTTTAAGTCCAATAAGTTCCAAAGCTTTTTGAGAAGTAAGGTTGCCTTTGATATTCAGTTCATCAAAAAGCAATTCCTTTTCTTCTAAATCAAGCAGCCTTCTTCCTTCATCATTTTTGATTTCAATATTGTTAAGAACCTGCCAGATTTTAAATTCCTGAAACAAGGGTGACGATTTTGGGGCAACTTTTAATCCAACTGTTTTTCTTTTCGTTTTTCCTTTATCATTGATTTCAATTTCACGGCTTTCAAATTCGCAGAAACTGATTAAACCTTTCTGTGATTTCAGCTTTCTCTGATAAAAAATAACAACATCGCAAATATCATTTTTTAATGTTACATTCAAAACAGGATGAAAATTTTTCTGAGTCTCCCATATTCTTTCGAACTCATCCAAATAATCCTGTCTGTAAAACACTTGATTTTTCAGCCTTGTGTGCGGATTAGTACACAGCTGATTATATAAATACTCACCTACCGTCTGCTGATTAAAATACAATTCTTTACTTCGGTCACTAATTGCTCCAAGATACCCACTTGAAGTATTCAGATTGTTATTGATTTCTGTAATGACATAAGCAACTTCTTTAATTTCTAACTGTTTAGCTAGTGCATTACTTCTCCACTCATAAGCCTTAAGTTTTTTTTCGTCCCTTGTTCCTTTATTGTCAGCAGTGTAGATTTTGTAACGGCTCAAAAAGACAGCCATTGTCGCCCGTTGTCCTTTACCTTCTAATTCTTTCTTAAAATCATTGGTTAAAATTTCCGGATAAAATTTTTCCTGAAATTGCCAGACTCGATCAAGCTCATTCTGGAGATCAGATCTGTAGAAATCAGGAGTCTTCTTCTTTCCATTTTTAAGAAGCTGATAAGTATATTCTCCCGGAGTAAGATCTTCTTCATACAGCTTTTTTGCAATCTCCATTCCGTCAATGGCTGTGCCTTCATCATCATTCTGAACTTTCCGGCTGCTCTTATAGCCTCTTTTTTTATTGATCAAAAATAGCACTCTGGCAAATTCCTGCAGCTCTACCCTTTCCTTTGCAGCTTTACATCTTAATGCATGGGTTTCAAATGTCGAATTTTTTCCATGTTCAGCCAAAACAGGATTTTCATTCAGAATCTTATTTTTGATCAGTATATCTAATAGATTTTCTCGCCTCAATTTAAAACGCTGAAGATTTCTTCTTGCACCTCTCGCCAAAGTTCTCCCAGCATTAGTCGTAATCGGCTTTCCTTTTTCAAAATTAGTCTGCTCATCCACAGTTAAAGGATTAACGCGGACTCCCAATTTAATTATTTTATTATTTTCCGGATTTTTTACATCTTCATCCACAATGGCCCAGCCAATAGATGAAACACCAAGATCCAGTCCTAAAATTCTCTTAGTCATGCTTATCAGTTATTAGAGTTTTATAAATGTAAGAAGAAATAAATAATACCATTTACGGTTTCCCATACTCTTCATTACAATCAATTTTATTATATTTGTATTAATAATTTTGAAAGCAATTCACAATAAGGATTATTCCGTTGTGAAAACATTCAAGGCGGGGCAACTCGCCTTTTTTTATTCCAAAAACCTTATTTTAGCGATTCGAAAACAGAACAATGAGGACCATAGAATTTATACAGCACCAGCTCGATATATCCGAAAAAAGCATCAATAATACCCTTCAATTATTAGCAGAAGACTGCACCATTCCGTTTATTGCCCGTTACAGAAAAGATAAAACCGGAAATCTGGATGAAGTTCAGATTGAACAGATCTCCAAAATCAGCAAACAGTTTGAAGAAATTGTAAAGCGCAAGGAAAGTATCTTAAAATCTATTGAAGAACAAAATGCTTTAACTCCGGAATTAAAGCAGCGAATTGAAGAAAGCTTCGATATTCCTGAGTTGGAAGATTTATACCTGCCCTTCAAAAAACGCCGAAAAACAAAAGCAGATTCAGCCAAAGAAAAAGGACTGGAACCTTTAGCCAGGATCATTATGAGCCAGAAAAGTAATGATTTGCAGTTTTTGGCTTCTAAATACCTGAATAATGAAGTTCCATCGAAAGAAGAAGCTCTTCAGGGAGCAAGGGATATTATGGCTGAATGGATCAATGAAAATATGTATGTCCGTAAAAATCTGCGTCGTCTGTTCCAACGAAAAGCAATGATTACTTCTAAAGCAGTCAAGGCTAAAAAAGAGGACGAGGAGGCACAGAAATTCTCACAGTATTTTGAATGGGAAGAAAACCTTAGCAGAACTCCTTCTCACAGACTTTTGGCTATGCTCAGAGCTGAATCCGAAGGTTTTGTGAAAACTAATGTAGGAATTGATAAAGATGAAGCGGTTGATTTTATAGAAAAAGCAATCATTAAATCAAATAATGAAAGTTCAGATCAGATCGCTCTGGCCATAAAAGACAGCTATAAAAGACTTTTGGAACCTGCCATTTCCAATGAAGCCCTGCAGGAAGCCAAAGAAAAGGCAGATAAAAAGGCCATTGAAATTTTTGCTGAAAACTTAAGTCAGCTCCTTCTTGCACCGCCTTTGGGTGAAAAAAGAATCTTAGCAATTGATCCGGGATACAGAAGTGGCTGTAAAGTAGTCTGTATTGATGAAAAAGGAGACCTTCTCCATAATGAGACCCTCTACCCTCACGCCCCGCAGAACGAAAGCGGAATGGCTATGAAAAAGATCCGTTCCATGGTAAACGCCTACCATATTGAAGCGATCTCTATAGGAAACGGAACGGCAAGCCGTGAAACTGAGTTTTTCATTAAGAAAATTGCTTTTGACAAGCCTTTACAGGTTTTTGTGGTTTCAGAAGCAGGAGCATCGGTTTATTCTGCAAGTAAAATTGCAAGGGATGAGTTTCCTTCTTATGATGTGACTGTGCGTGGTGCGGTTTCCATCGGAAGAAGACTGGCAGATCCACTGGCTGAGTTGGTGAAAATTGATGCCAAGTCCATTGGTGTAGGACAATATCAGCATGATGTAGATCAGACTCAGCTGAAAAACGAACTTGATTCTACGGTCATGAAATGTGTAAATTCTGTAGGAATTAATTTAAATACAGCCAGCAAATCGTTATTAAGTTATGTTTCAGGCATCGGAGAGAAAATGGCAGAGAACATTATCAATTACCGTATGGAAAACGGTGCTTTTGAAGACAGAAAGCAATTGAAAAAGGTTCCAAGGCTTGGAGAAAAGGCTTTCCAGCAGGCTGCAGCCTTTGTAAGAATTGCCAACGCTAAAAACCCGCTTGATAATTCTGCGGTACATCCTGAAGCTTACGGAATTGTAGAAAAAATGGCAAAGGATTTAGGAATTAAAACCAATGAACTGATTGCCAGCAAGGAAAAGACAGCTTTAGTAAAGCCTGAAAATTATATCACAGAAGAAATAGGCATCCTGGGAATTAAAGATATTTTAAAAGAGCTTGAAAAACCCGGATTAGATCCTAGAAAAGCGGCTAAAGTGTTTGAATTTGACCCAAATGTAAAAAGCATCAGAGATTTAAAAGCAGGAATGATTCTTCCCGGAATTGTTAATAATATTACTGCTTTCGGATGTTTTGTAGACCTTGGTATCAAGGAAAGCGGGCTTGTTCATATTTCCCAGCTGAAAGAGGGATTTGTATCCGACGTGAATGAAGTGGTAAAACTTCATCAGCACGTCCGCGTAAAAGTGACAGAAGTGGATGAAGCAAGAAAAAGGGTTCAGTTAAGCATGATTTTATAAGGTCTCCTTTGTGAAACCTGTTTACTATTATCAATCAAATACCAGAAAATAACAATATATTTTGAGCAATAAAAATTTAATTTTTGATCTGGACGGAACCCTCTGGGATTCCAGAGCCACGATTATTAACATATGGAATGAGGTTTTAACCCAACATCAATTGATAACAACAGAACTGAAACCGGAAGATCTGAATCAATATATGGGGTTATTGTTTGACGATATATTAAAAAATATCGTTCCCGGAATTTCTGACCAAAAGATTCAGCAGGTCCTTTCAGAAATTATACAAAAGGAAAATGAGATACTGCACATCCAAGGCGGTATTTTGTATGACGGAGTGATGGAAACCCTAAAGAGTTTAGCAAACAGCTGCACCCTTTTTATCGTCAGCAACTGCCAGGACGGATATATTGAATCGTTTTTAGATTATTATCAATTCACCGATTTATTTAAAGATATTGAATCATATGGCCGAACCCAAAAACTGAAAGCTGAAAATATCCGGCTGATTATGGAAAGAAATCATTTAAGTCCTGAAAACTCAGTTTATATTGGTGATACACAGACTGATTATGATTCTGCAACAGCGAACAGTTTACCTTTTATTTTTTGTGAATATGGTTTTGGAACATTGAGTATTCCAGAATACAAACCTTCCATTTCAAAACTTTCAGATTTGGAATTCTATATTTGATTTTAAGAATTACAATGATTATACTTCATCAATTAAATATAGGCTGTCCCAATAATGGACAGCCTATATTTTTCAACTGATGAAAAGCTTTAGCAGCCTTATTTTATTATTGTTGTCCAGGAGAATTTAGTAAATTTTTATAATTATTATTGAGAAGTCTCAAAGGCACAGTTCCATTTAAAAATCTATAATCCTGACCATTTTTAGCATTCAAGACTGTATTCCCTACAATTTCATACGTTTCTTGAAAGGTCTGCTTTTCAGGATGTTTTTCATCTGGCTTTATAAACTCTACAAAAACACCATATTTCATAGCATCACCGCTGCCTATCATCTTGTTATTTCTTACAGAGATTTCTTTATTTTTTGTACCGCGTATTGTGATACCTGTTAACAAATCTTCCAAACCTGAATTTTTCATTCCCGGATTTTCAATGGTATTAAAATTGGCTGATAATAAATAATTATGGGCCTCAATCATTATTCCCGTTTCCTGAGTTGTCTTGATATTGTTATTGCATACTTCTACCCCTTTTGTATCGGAAATATAGATTCCTGCATAGCTTATATCATTGATGACATTATTAGAAACCACCCCAAGATCTACAAATCTTACATTAATCCCGTGCTGACCCGCATTTCTCACCACATTTCCAGAAACTACCACATTTTTTGCATAAAGCTGCGGAGTTCCCACTGTTGTATTATTGATCAAAATACCATCGCCCCCATCGCCTGTATTTTCAACAATATTATTGGAAATGACAACATTGTCAGAGACATAGTCTGGATGGTCTATATCATCATGATTTTGAAGTTTAATTCCTACTTTCATGGTATTCCTCACTCTGTTTCCTATCACCGTAAGATTTGAAATACCGGAATCAAGGTACATCCCATGCTCCAGAATGGTATTCTCAACATCATTATCTGAGATACTGACAAAATTGGAATTTTCAGCAATATAAATACCTTGTGATGAATTTTCAAAATAGTTTTT includes:
- the cas9 gene encoding type II CRISPR RNA-guided endonuclease Cas9 (Cas9, originally named Csn1, is the large, multifunctional signature protein of type II CRISPR/Cas systems. It is well known even to general audiences because its RNA-guided endonuclease activity has made it a popular tool for custom editing of eukaryotic genomes.) codes for the protein MTKRILGLDLGVSSIGWAIVDEDVKNPENNKIIKLGVRVNPLTVDEQTNFEKGKPITTNAGRTLARGARRNLQRFKLRRENLLDILIKNKILNENPVLAEHGKNSTFETHALRCKAAKERVELQEFARVLFLINKKRGYKSSRKVQNDDEGTAIDGMEIAKKLYEEDLTPGEYTYQLLKNGKKKTPDFYRSDLQNELDRVWQFQEKFYPEILTNDFKKELEGKGQRATMAVFLSRYKIYTADNKGTRDEKKLKAYEWRSNALAKQLEIKEVAYVITEINNNLNTSSGYLGAISDRSKELYFNQQTVGEYLYNQLCTNPHTRLKNQVFYRQDYLDEFERIWETQKNFHPVLNVTLKNDICDVVIFYQRKLKSQKGLISFCEFESREIEINDKGKTKRKTVGLKVAPKSSPLFQEFKIWQVLNNIEIKNDEGRRLLDLEEKELLFDELNIKGNLTSQKALELIGLKAKDIKINFKSIEGNRTNEKFYQAYLKILELEGYNIFELLKINEDKDDVKLSELRVPASEIKEMIQSIFEAGQINGSILNFDAELPNQEFEKQSFYQLWHLLYSYEVDDSASGNEKLYELLNKKFGFKREHAKILSTISFAQEYGSLSSKAMRKIYPYSKENKYSYACSLAGYNHSKDSLTTEELEKRILKDTLEILPKNSLRNPVVEKILNQMINVVNAVIAEYGKPDEVRIELARELKKNAEERAEMTKSINNATLLHQKYAEILKKEFDVSSPSRNDIIRYKLYLELSNNGFKDLYTNTKIERENLFTNKYDIDHIIPQSRFFDDSFSNKVLVPRQANLDKGNLTAYDFISGKGKDREEHFLNMIKELFDNKDISKAKYEKLQKKISEIGEGFIERDLRDTQYIAKKARETLFGITNSVVSTSGNITDKLREDWNLVSTMKELNLEKFRKLGLTEIVINSKGEEKEVIKDWTKRNDHRHHAMDALTVAFTTHNHIQYLNYLNARKDEKHKEHSNIYAIENLITEVVEKKNGSKTRRFKSPISGFRKTARKHLEEILISHKTKNKVVTSNINKIKKKGGMVKKTELTPRGQLHKETIYGTAKILQTKEEKVSAKFDYETIMKVQNTNYKNALLQRLENNANDPKKAFAGKNAILKNPVCINDDKKDIVPEKVILAWYNTVYTIRKSVNPENFKDYKSLEKIIDQGIKELLKKRLDEWNGNAKEAFSNLEKDPIWFNKEKGISIKTVSITGVSNVKSLHFKKDHFGHEVLDDNGNKIQVDFVSTGNNHHLAVYVDPEENLDDRMMSFYEAVERVSQNQPVVDRNYNTEKGYRLLFTLKQNEMFLFPNEDFIPNEIDLLDERNLPAISKNLFRVQKISKVGYGNSFVRDFVFRHHLETTVEERKELRNITYVQLKSLEGLRNIVKVRLNHLGKIVHVGEY
- a CDS encoding Tex family protein, which codes for MRTIEFIQHQLDISEKSINNTLQLLAEDCTIPFIARYRKDKTGNLDEVQIEQISKISKQFEEIVKRKESILKSIEEQNALTPELKQRIEESFDIPELEDLYLPFKKRRKTKADSAKEKGLEPLARIIMSQKSNDLQFLASKYLNNEVPSKEEALQGARDIMAEWINENMYVRKNLRRLFQRKAMITSKAVKAKKEDEEAQKFSQYFEWEENLSRTPSHRLLAMLRAESEGFVKTNVGIDKDEAVDFIEKAIIKSNNESSDQIALAIKDSYKRLLEPAISNEALQEAKEKADKKAIEIFAENLSQLLLAPPLGEKRILAIDPGYRSGCKVVCIDEKGDLLHNETLYPHAPQNESGMAMKKIRSMVNAYHIEAISIGNGTASRETEFFIKKIAFDKPLQVFVVSEAGASVYSASKIARDEFPSYDVTVRGAVSIGRRLADPLAELVKIDAKSIGVGQYQHDVDQTQLKNELDSTVMKCVNSVGINLNTASKSLLSYVSGIGEKMAENIINYRMENGAFEDRKQLKKVPRLGEKAFQQAAAFVRIANAKNPLDNSAVHPEAYGIVEKMAKDLGIKTNELIASKEKTALVKPENYITEEIGILGIKDILKELEKPGLDPRKAAKVFEFDPNVKSIRDLKAGMILPGIVNNITAFGCFVDLGIKESGLVHISQLKEGFVSDVNEVVKLHQHVRVKVTEVDEARKRVQLSMIL
- a CDS encoding HAD family hydrolase, which translates into the protein MSNKNLIFDLDGTLWDSRATIINIWNEVLTQHQLITTELKPEDLNQYMGLLFDDILKNIVPGISDQKIQQVLSEIIQKENEILHIQGGILYDGVMETLKSLANSCTLFIVSNCQDGYIESFLDYYQFTDLFKDIESYGRTQKLKAENIRLIMERNHLSPENSVYIGDTQTDYDSATANSLPFIFCEYGFGTLSIPEYKPSISKLSDLEFYI
- a CDS encoding right-handed parallel beta-helix repeat-containing protein is translated as MIYANAFFTSGNSYPNDDIVQLVDNYTHQAVIYKKIGTAVDDGVIYRKKDNNFYERQWSGYVNVLWWNIKETGISVSTVTERINKALAMGYDTFFDVMSIEIDETLYLQDNQKILSNNCKIKQTVKNREIFNCEDKENISIKGFSLEGEGDEYLESSSSRNVGILCHLAENLIIEKNIFKDFTYSAVSGWQGVEHFIFRFNRVINIFTYTWATQNSSYRKDNMGIVVAGKNITIFKNYFENSSQGIYIAENSNFVSISDNDVENTILEHGMYLDSGISNLTVIGNRVRNTMKVGIKLQNHDDIDHPDYVSDNVVISNNIVENTGDGGDGILINNTTVGTPQLYAKNVVVSGNVVRNAGQHGINVRFVDLGVVSNNVINDISYAGIYISDTKGVEVCNNNIKTTQETGIMIEAHNYLLSANFNTIENPGMKNSGLEDLLTGITIRGTKNKEISVRNNKMIGSGDAMKYGVFVEFIKPDEKHPEKQTFQETYEIVGNTVLNAKNGQDYRFLNGTVPLRLLNNNYKNLLNSPGQQ